The proteins below are encoded in one region of Bremerella sp. P1:
- a CDS encoding GNAT family N-acetyltransferase, giving the protein MFAYHLEPNLRLELLAPRHAQELFAAVDANREHLSPWMPWVPSTKSVADVEAFIATTLQQLGEDNGFQTAIRAGQNIVGVIGMHKIDWRNKSTSLGYWLSQQAQGQGIMTKACAAYISHAFTQLGLHRVEIRCATENAKSRAIPERLGFTAEGTVREVESINGRYLSHVVYGLLSTEWNHTLVSS; this is encoded by the coding sequence ATGTTCGCCTATCACCTCGAACCCAATCTTCGTCTCGAACTTCTCGCACCACGGCACGCTCAAGAGTTGTTTGCCGCAGTCGATGCCAACCGCGAGCACCTCAGCCCTTGGATGCCGTGGGTCCCGTCGACGAAATCGGTCGCCGATGTCGAGGCCTTCATCGCCACCACGCTGCAGCAGCTCGGCGAAGACAACGGATTTCAGACAGCCATTCGCGCCGGGCAGAACATTGTCGGTGTCATCGGTATGCACAAGATCGACTGGCGAAACAAGTCGACTTCCCTGGGCTATTGGCTTTCCCAACAGGCCCAAGGACAAGGCATCATGACCAAAGCCTGTGCGGCCTATATTTCCCACGCGTTCACGCAGCTTGGACTGCACCGCGTCGAAATCCGCTGCGCGACCGAAAACGCCAAGAGCCGAGCCATTCCCGAGCGGCTAGGCTTCACCGCCGAAGGCACCGTCCGCGAAGTAGAGTCGATCAACGGGCGCTACTTGAGCCATGTTGTTTACGGCTTGCTGTCGACCGAATGGAACCATACGTTGGTGTCGTCGTAG
- a CDS encoding DUF1559 domain-containing protein — translation MSHTSSRRHAFTLVELLVVIAIIGVLIALLLPAVQQAREAARRMQCTNNLKQLGLAMHNYHDVIGSMPSAYVFTGDTSHDRIALWAWGAMIAPYIEQNSAYDRLQVSSNTAVDAVNKNAKRKVIQTPLSAVRCPSDAGPEKHNGSIAARKYRDTIADVNRHGIVSNYVVNNSSGQIRNFRGTPNSDADGVFYRNSDTSFRDFVDGTTNTIIIGERSYLHPLAGNNEPQGAMFWGTSGYFDADGKGLGSVSAGGHRKINCPENNQCRRSYTSMHPGGAQFCLGDGSVRFIPETIEHNTNANVNSTFEFLLSIRDGNVIGEF, via the coding sequence ATGTCTCATACTTCGTCTCGAAGGCATGCGTTCACGCTCGTGGAACTACTGGTCGTGATTGCCATTATCGGCGTGCTGATCGCGCTGCTATTGCCGGCGGTCCAGCAAGCCCGTGAAGCAGCACGGCGGATGCAATGCACCAACAACCTCAAGCAGTTGGGGCTGGCGATGCATAACTACCATGACGTGATCGGCAGCATGCCGTCTGCGTATGTGTTTACCGGCGACACGTCGCACGATCGAATCGCGCTGTGGGCTTGGGGAGCCATGATTGCCCCTTACATCGAACAGAATTCGGCCTACGATCGCTTACAAGTCAGCAGCAATACGGCCGTGGACGCAGTCAACAAGAACGCCAAGCGGAAGGTGATTCAAACCCCGCTTTCCGCGGTACGCTGCCCATCGGACGCTGGCCCTGAGAAGCACAACGGCTCGATTGCCGCTCGCAAGTATCGCGACACGATCGCCGATGTGAATCGCCACGGAATCGTTTCCAACTACGTGGTGAACAATAGCAGCGGACAGATTCGCAACTTTCGCGGCACCCCCAACAGCGATGCCGATGGCGTCTTCTATCGTAATAGCGATACCTCGTTCCGCGATTTCGTCGATGGCACTACGAACACGATCATCATCGGCGAACGCAGTTACCTCCATCCACTTGCCGGGAACAATGAACCGCAAGGGGCGATGTTCTGGGGAACGAGTGGGTATTTCGATGCCGATGGCAAGGGGCTCGGCTCTGTGTCCGCAGGCGGCCATCGTAAGATCAATTGTCCCGAGAATAACCAATGCCGCCGCTCCTACACCAGCATGCACCCCGGCGGCGCGCAGTTTTGCTTGGGGGATGGCTCGGTCCGCTTTATCCCGGAAACGATCGAGCACAACACCAACGCCAACGTGAACTCGACGTTTGAGTTCCTGCTTTCCATCCGCGATGGCAACGTCATAGGCGAATTCTAA